Proteins encoded in a region of the Flammeovirga yaeyamensis genome:
- a CDS encoding helix-turn-helix transcriptional regulator encodes MKDKEKYVFDPHGAHPHDAYAQFAKELGGTWDGQELKIKTDWCKIEAYSFEFLNEFIIAILGMESDRSITTRHSSLSKEKTITIRLGLGATYKSNGTVKKFNNAGILILNSTQIHDFEFPAGEWSQWVSIRFSLNFFRKFAGNKKYKLKELFENDSPWINYYSQNAEIESRVRALIKNLDKKHRKHTFFFTKAMEIVELLKGKIENDADKFKSSIHPEDLKLMLELRDTHLSDFTVIPNLTELSDKYGMSVSKLNRLFKSIFDKPILQFYNQQKLEEAHRQIVYTNKSLTEIAIDLNFSHVGHMSSSFKNHFGYAPSALKGKHMDYLS; translated from the coding sequence ATGAAGGATAAAGAAAAATATGTTTTTGATCCACATGGAGCACATCCTCACGATGCTTATGCACAGTTTGCTAAAGAATTAGGTGGAACTTGGGATGGACAAGAACTTAAGATTAAAACCGATTGGTGTAAAATAGAAGCCTATTCTTTCGAATTCTTAAATGAGTTTATTATTGCCATTTTGGGAATGGAGTCTGATCGGTCAATAACGACTAGACACTCTAGTTTATCAAAAGAAAAAACCATCACTATTCGTTTAGGATTAGGGGCTACTTATAAAAGTAATGGAACAGTTAAGAAATTTAATAATGCGGGTATATTAATTTTGAACTCCACCCAAATACACGATTTTGAATTTCCAGCTGGAGAATGGAGTCAATGGGTTTCAATTCGTTTTTCGTTAAACTTCTTCAGAAAGTTTGCAGGCAATAAAAAATATAAACTAAAAGAACTTTTTGAGAACGATAGTCCATGGATCAATTACTATTCTCAGAATGCAGAGATTGAAAGTAGAGTAAGGGCATTAATCAAAAACTTAGATAAAAAACATAGAAAGCATACCTTCTTTTTTACTAAAGCGATGGAGATTGTCGAATTGCTAAAAGGTAAGATTGAAAATGATGCAGATAAATTTAAAAGCAGTATTCATCCAGAAGATTTAAAGCTGATGTTAGAATTGAGAGATACGCATCTATCTGACTTTACAGTAATTCCGAACCTCACAGAGTTAAGTGATAAATACGGTATGAGCGTTTCCAAACTTAACCGTCTATTTAAATCGATATTCGATAAACCCATTCTTCAATTCTATAATCAGCAGAAATTGGAAGAAGCCCATAGACAAATTGTCTACACAAATAAGAGCCTTACAGAAATTGCCATAGATCTTAATTTCAGTCATGTTGGGCATATGAGTTCTTCCTTTAAAAATCACTTTGGATATGCACCTTCAGCATTAAAAGGGAAGCATATGGATTATTTGAGTTGA
- a CDS encoding antibiotic biosynthesis monooxygenase family protein, with product MVNEKLINFWSKLEVKVLNASAKEVADYHTQHRAIEECADTIDGFQYGELMLSVNDDSKLIVICGWNSEEDFDEWLASPVRKRQTEDLAKRFDIITNESKYDSFHQVSLKK from the coding sequence ATGGTGAACGAAAAACTAATTAATTTCTGGTCAAAGTTAGAAGTAAAAGTATTGAATGCCTCCGCAAAAGAAGTGGCAGATTATCATACACAGCATCGTGCTATTGAAGAATGTGCCGATACTATTGATGGTTTCCAATACGGTGAATTAATGCTTTCTGTAAATGATGATTCCAAACTAATCGTTATCTGCGGTTGGAATTCGGAAGAAGACTTTGATGAATGGTTGGCAAGTCCAGTAAGAAAAAGACAGACAGAAGACTTAGCAAAACGATTCGATATCATTACCAACGAAAGTAAGTACGATAGCTTTCATCAGGTAAGTCTTAAAAAGTAA
- a CDS encoding linear amide C-N hydrolase yields the protein MCSRIIYETGNQEYITGRGMDWNDPNAQTSLWVFPRNMKRDGDADEHSIQWTSKYGSIVASFYDIASSDGMNEKGFIVNALYLAESEYGDVTKSYKPTLSVGAWVQYFLDNYASVAEAVEAMQDAPFIISAPLLPNGRGATVHLSLSDSTGDSAILEYLNNGELVIHHSRDYKVMTNSPVYSEQIAINKYWELIGGSKMLPGTISAADRFVRLNYSLESSPKYTDKDMATASVISQMRSIGVPLGMEDPEHPNISATLWRTIADNQTNRYYFESAVKPSIFWVDLDNIDFENTEVKALDCCSDAIYAGEVSESFTPKAAFPFL from the coding sequence ATGTGTTCAAGAATTATTTATGAAACTGGTAACCAAGAGTATATTACAGGACGTGGAATGGACTGGAACGATCCCAACGCACAAACTTCTTTGTGGGTTTTCCCAAGAAACATGAAAAGAGATGGTGACGCCGACGAACATTCAATCCAATGGACTTCAAAGTACGGTTCTATTGTCGCTAGTTTCTACGACATCGCTTCATCTGACGGTATGAACGAAAAAGGATTTATTGTAAATGCTCTTTACTTAGCAGAATCTGAATATGGTGATGTCACAAAAAGTTATAAACCAACACTTTCAGTTGGTGCATGGGTGCAATATTTCTTAGATAACTATGCTTCAGTAGCTGAGGCGGTAGAAGCAATGCAAGATGCTCCTTTTATTATTTCTGCTCCATTATTACCTAACGGAAGAGGAGCAACAGTACATTTATCATTATCTGATTCAACTGGTGATTCTGCCATTCTTGAATACTTAAACAATGGAGAATTAGTGATTCATCATAGTAGAGATTACAAAGTAATGACTAACTCACCAGTATATTCTGAGCAAATAGCCATCAATAAATATTGGGAGCTTATTGGTGGTAGCAAAATGTTGCCGGGTACAATTAGTGCCGCTGACCGTTTTGTAAGATTAAACTACTCGTTGGAATCTTCTCCAAAATATACTGATAAAGATATGGCGACAGCTTCTGTAATTTCACAAATGAGATCTATTGGTGTTCCTCTAGGTATGGAAGACCCTGAGCATCCAAATATCTCTGCCACACTTTGGAGAACAATTGCAGATAATCAAACCAACAGATATTACTTCGAATCTGCTGTGAAACCTTCTATCTTCTGGGTTGACTTGGATAACATCGATTTCGAAAACACTGAGGTGAAAGCTTTAGATTGTTGTTCTGATGCCATTTATGCAGGCGAAGTATCGGAAAGCTTTACTCCAAAAGCAGCATTTCCATTTCTATAA
- a CDS encoding linear amide C-N hydrolase produces MCSRIIYETGNQEFIVGRGMDWNDPTAQTSLWIYPRGMKKDGGVGENPIHWTSKYGSIATSFYNAGAADGMNEAGLTANILYLAESNYGDVATSTKPTLSVGAWGQYFLDNFATVEEAVEAMQDVPFIISAPMLPNGRGATVHLSISDRSGDSAILEFLDGELVINHSREYRVMTNSPIYSEQIAIDKYWKLIGGSKMLPGTINAADRFVRLSYALESSPKYTDHDMATASVMSQMRAIGVPLGMEDPDRPNISATLWRTISDNQTNRYYFESALKPSIFWVDLDKVDFSENAEVKALDCDTDAIYAGEVSKHFTKATPLPFIK; encoded by the coding sequence ATGTGTTCAAGAATTATTTATGAAACAGGAAATCAAGAATTTATTGTAGGTCGTGGAATGGACTGGAACGATCCAACAGCACAAACATCTTTATGGATCTACCCTAGAGGTATGAAAAAAGATGGTGGTGTTGGAGAGAATCCTATTCATTGGACATCAAAATATGGATCGATAGCCACTAGTTTTTATAATGCTGGAGCTGCCGACGGAATGAATGAAGCAGGTTTGACAGCAAATATTCTTTACTTAGCAGAATCTAATTATGGTGATGTTGCCACAAGTACTAAACCAACACTTTCTGTAGGTGCTTGGGGACAATACTTCTTAGATAACTTTGCGACAGTAGAAGAAGCTGTAGAAGCTATGCAAGATGTTCCTTTTATTATCTCTGCTCCAATGTTACCAAACGGTAGAGGGGCAACGGTTCACTTATCGATATCAGACCGTTCGGGCGACTCGGCAATTCTTGAATTTTTAGATGGCGAATTGGTGATCAACCACAGTAGAGAATACAGAGTAATGACCAACTCTCCGATTTACTCGGAACAAATCGCAATCGATAAATATTGGAAACTAATTGGAGGTAGTAAAATGCTTCCAGGTACGATTAACGCTGCCGACCGTTTTGTTCGATTGAGCTATGCATTAGAATCATCGCCAAAATATACAGATCATGATATGGCCACTGCATCCGTTATGTCTCAGATGAGAGCAATCGGTGTGCCTTTAGGAATGGAAGATCCCGACCGTCCGAATATTTCTGCCACACTTTGGAGAACAATTTCGGATAATCAAACCAATAGATATTATTTCGAATCGGCTTTAAAACCCTCTATTTTCTGGGTGGATCTCGATAAAGTTGATTTCTCAGAAAATGCAGAAGTGAAAGCTTTGGATTGTGATACAGATGCAATTTATGCAGGCGAAGTATCTAAACATTTCACAAAAGCGACTCCACTTCCTTTCATAAAATAA
- a CDS encoding glycoside hydrolase family 30 protein, whose protein sequence is MNKKIIVLILAFYSSLVSAQDLNSLEMYYVTLEHGTAKPLQNLEVKDTDQKVKWGHEITIYPEIEYQTIEGIGGAFNEIGGEALSSLSEEQQQEVMENLFHPNNAGFTFCRTAIGSSDFGLDAYSYSNTTNDLEMKDFSIERDQKYVLPYIKKALDVQPDLLLFASPWSPPAWMKTNASMTGLTKAPNHLKEDKKVYQAYANYFVKYIKSYQQAGVNIDRICVQNENDANTKYPSCVMPPQQMIELSTKYILPTFKKEKVKTKVFAGTFRTAEQLDLIEFLTLKEADKLAGVGIQYTNPSVMTDAIKMNPSLKMFHTEGHCYNGKNSTEEAGHRLEEVAKYINSGVSNFCYWNMILNETTESGWDWPQNSLINIDRKQKTVRYNPDYNAMYIISKFIQPGDVRVASNSQRPMITVKDKSGNMKVIIQNTDQQEAVYRIHINGKTKKVILPQQSIVAMVISNQKV, encoded by the coding sequence ATGAACAAAAAAATAATAGTACTTATCCTCGCATTTTACTCTTCTCTGGTATCGGCACAAGACCTCAATTCTTTGGAGATGTATTATGTGACTTTAGAACACGGAACAGCCAAACCCCTCCAAAACCTTGAGGTAAAAGACACAGATCAAAAAGTAAAATGGGGACACGAGATTACGATTTATCCCGAAATTGAATATCAAACGATCGAGGGTATTGGAGGTGCTTTTAATGAAATCGGTGGGGAAGCATTATCGAGTTTATCAGAAGAACAACAACAAGAAGTGATGGAAAACCTCTTTCATCCTAACAATGCAGGATTCACTTTTTGTCGTACTGCTATTGGATCAAGTGATTTCGGATTGGATGCCTACAGCTATTCCAACACTACCAACGATCTTGAGATGAAAGATTTCTCCATCGAAAGAGATCAAAAATATGTGCTTCCGTATATCAAAAAAGCACTTGATGTTCAACCGGACTTATTACTTTTCGCCTCACCTTGGTCACCTCCGGCTTGGATGAAAACCAATGCGTCGATGACCGGTCTGACCAAAGCACCGAATCACCTGAAAGAAGATAAAAAAGTATATCAGGCGTATGCCAACTACTTTGTGAAATACATCAAGAGTTATCAACAGGCAGGGGTGAATATCGATCGAATTTGTGTACAAAACGAGAACGATGCCAACACTAAATATCCTAGTTGTGTGATGCCTCCTCAACAAATGATAGAGTTATCCACAAAATACATCTTACCTACTTTCAAAAAGGAAAAAGTAAAAACCAAAGTGTTTGCGGGTACATTTAGAACGGCTGAACAATTGGATTTAATCGAATTCCTTACTTTAAAAGAGGCCGATAAGTTGGCAGGCGTGGGTATCCAATACACAAATCCATCGGTAATGACTGATGCCATTAAAATGAATCCTTCTTTAAAGATGTTCCATACCGAAGGGCATTGTTACAATGGTAAAAACAGTACGGAAGAAGCAGGTCATCGTTTAGAGGAAGTGGCGAAATACATTAACAGTGGCGTTTCCAACTTCTGTTATTGGAATATGATTTTGAATGAAACAACAGAAAGTGGGTGGGATTGGCCTCAAAACTCTCTGATCAATATCGATAGAAAACAAAAAACTGTTCGATACAATCCGGACTATAATGCGATGTACATTATCAGTAAGTTTATCCAACCGGGAGATGTTCGAGTGGCATCAAATAGTCAGCGACCAATGATTACTGTAAAAGATAAATCGGGGAATATGAAGGTGATCATTCAGAATACAGATCAGCAAGAAGCAGTCTATAGAATTCATATCAATGGAAAAACAAAGAAGGTCATTTTACCTCAGCAAAGTATCGTGGCTATGGTGATTTCAAATCAGAAAGTCTGA